The Candidatus Bathyarchaeota archaeon DNA segment TCTTTAGCTGTTCAAAGGGATGTTGTGGGTAAAAGATTGGAGTCTGATGTTATTTTTAGTAGGGATAGAATGTCTCGTATTCGTGAGCTTATTACCGCGAAGATGGAGATGTTAGAGTTTGAGGTTGCTCTTGAGTCTTTGAAGAATGGGTTTAACGGAGACGCTGTTTTGTTGGACGGTTCTCTTTATGGTAGAGTGTCGCATGTTCCAATCGAGTCAAAGGTTGAAGAGGAACGTGACGTTTTATTGCGTTACTTTAAGGTTTATAAAGAGCTACTCGATGTGTGTAATAAGTCCGGGGTTCTTTTAGTTGGAATTAGCAAAGAGAGTAGGTCGACATTTTATCGTGATTATTTGCTGAGTTTAATATTTGATGAAAAGTTAGGTGAATTAGATGTTGAGGAGGAAGACAAGAAAAGATTGAGGGAAATATTTTTCCAAGTTCTTGATGTTGAACGGGTTGCTTTTGCTAAGTTTTTTAAGCTTAAGGGGGAATATGGCGACGAATTAGAAGTCATGGAGTCAATTTTAAGGGAGTTGGCTTCTTCAAGACCTGACTATCAATTGATTATAAACTATGTTTCTTCTGTCGGATATATGCGTCCATTATTGTTAGGGCCTTCTGTTAGAATGGCGAGACGTTTTAAGGAGTATCATGTTAATCCAAAGGAATGTGTTAAGAAGTATTTCCCAAGGTTATCAATAGAGAAGGGAGAAGATTTTATTCGGTGGGCTTCGGATATTCTCCGGAGTATAATTGAGTTTCCAAGTTTTGTTTCGTTTTACATTTTGTTGGATCCGAGGGATTCGCCCATACGTGTTGATATGCCCCATTATGGTAGGTCGCTTTTTGAGGTTGGCTGGCCTGAGCCCGTTGAAGTAGATATTAGTAAACTGTTGAAGATAATGGCTACAGGATATTGTGGCTTGAATGCTTACAATCTTTGGCTTAAGAATGCTGATGAGAAAGTTAGGTTAAGGCGAAAGGTTGTGGATGATATTTACTTTTCATATTTGGAAAAATTATTTGGAGATAAAATAATTCGCGGGAGGAGTTATCGACGTGTTAAATACCCTTAAGGAAATCGGTATAATCGTCGGCGAAGCCAGTCCAA contains these protein-coding regions:
- a CDS encoding DNA double-strand break repair nuclease NurA, translating into MPTFLEDFAQLVDSKRDELKNKILKGKPNWLERDFRKYLSAHWVFLESLNAFSTNPGEFDVLAVDSSVYTNLLSNGGVFYIIRSLAVQRDVVGKRLESDVIFSRDRMSRIRELITAKMEMLEFEVALESLKNGFNGDAVLLDGSLYGRVSHVPIESKVEEERDVLLRYFKVYKELLDVCNKSGVLLVGISKESRSTFYRDYLLSLIFDEKLGELDVEEEDKKRLREIFFQVLDVERVAFAKFFKLKGEYGDELEVMESILRELASSRPDYQLIINYVSSVGYMRPLLLGPSVRMARRFKEYHVNPKECVKKYFPRLSIEKGEDFIRWASDILRSIIEFPSFVSFYILLDPRDSPIRVDMPHYGRSLFEVGWPEPVEVDISKLLKIMATGYCGLNAYNLWLKNADEKVRLRRKVVDDIYFSYLEKLFGDKIIRGRSYRRVKYP